GCAGCAGGAAGAATATAGTCAAAATAATAAGCGTTAATATTTTTTGTGAGACCATTATAAACACTTAATTCGAGTTTTTCGATAAGTCTGCGTACTCTGGACTGATTGGGCCATTGGGTAAGGGGACTACCAGTTGCAATCAAGGCCCGCAGTTTATAAGGATAGAGAGGGTTTTCAATAGATTCCAACCAACCTACAGGATTCTTAGATAACTCCATTTTTGTTTTTACAATTCTATCCTTGGGCAATGGCAGACTGCCAATAGAAATCCCCCCATTATTCAAACAGCAGTAACCAGTTGATTTTTCTCCAAAATGACCGGTGATGGCAGCAAGAAAGTAAAACGCACGGTGAGTTTGGACTGCGTTGGTGTGGTGACTTAATCCGCTATTGCCAATGATGATAGCTTTTTTTGTGCGAACATATGTGTCGGCAAGATAAGCTATTTTATCTTCTGGAATCCCTGTTATTCTGCTTCCCCACGATAATGTATAATTGCCGTCCAACACTTCTTTTTTTAATTGCTGAAAACCGACGGTATGATTTTTGACAAATTCTTCATCAACTAAATCATGGGTAATAATATAATGAATTAGGGTAAGCGCCAGGGCGAGATCTCTTCCCGGTTTAATTGGAAGCCATAGATCTGCCCTTTTGGCTGTCTCTGATCGCCGTGGATCAATGACAATGAATTTGCATTTTCCTTTAGATTGATTATCCTTCATCCTGGAAAAGATTACCGGACGAGTAGCCGCCATATTGCTCCCAATAAAGATATAAAGATCTGCTCCATAAAAATCATCGTCACTATAGACCCATGGAGTATGTCGTGTTCCCAATACAGAAATACCAGCCGGTTTCGCGGCGTAATTACAAAATGGGCCGGTTTTTTCATAATTCGGAGTTCCGTAGAGCTTTGCAAATGCTTTATTGAGAATTCTTCCATCAAATGCACTGCGCCCCGAAGCCCATATGCCGAGCGCTTCCCCACCATACTTCTCACGAATATGCTTTAATTTTTGAGCTATCTCATCCAGAGCTTCCTCCCAGCTGACACGAATAAAACTGGCATCAAATCCTCTTTTGCCTATACGTTTTAGCGGATAAGTGAGTCGGTGAGGACTATTAATGAGTTCTAAACTCCCAAAAGGTTTTATACAAATTTTTCCTTTTGTAACTGGGTCATCAGGGTTACCAGTTAGATGTACAACTTTCCCGTCTTTTATGTAAATAATCATACTGCAAGCGTTCTGACACCACATACATCCTGTTACGTATTTTTTTACTCCTTTTATTTTCGGAGATAAACGCTCAGTAGCAGAATAAGAAAGTACAGGATATACACCAATACATGCCGCAGTTTTTAAAAGAGAACTTATAAACTTTCTTCTATCGATAAATTTACTCATTACAACTACCTTCCTATCATTTGCATAACATTATTATTTTGGTTTAAAAAATTATCAAAATATAAAATTAATATACATTCATTTAAAAATAAGTAACAGGTTATATATATGTCAAATGCATATATTCTATAGACTAATATGAAAGTTATCAGTTTTTTCTATCTAGCTGTATCTAAAGATTTAATTGCAAAAGCTCAAAATTATGCTTTTTGACAAAATTGTTATCGTATAACCTATTGAAAACATTGAACGTCGAACTTCGAACAGCGAAGGGTCGAACCGCGCCTGCCCTTGTGTCAGGAATGATGTCGCATTGCAAAAGAAAAGGAGCTGCTATGAACTGGAAGTGCAAATTTGTTAGACCCAAGGCAGAGGAATGGACGGACTCTGGCTTTCAGGTCTGCGCTTGATATGGAGCGCATATTAGATAGAATTGTGCAGAGCTTAGGATTTGCAAAGCAGGAATAGAAGATACAGGAGATCAGGACGATGTTCACTAAATTTGGGAGGTGTAATATGAAAAGATTAATTTTTTCCTGTGTGCTGATATTAATGTTTTTAGTCGGAACAGCCTTTGCTGAGACGTGGAAGTGTTACTATCCAAAGGGAACAGAAATTATATCATCTGAATTTTCTACTGGTGGTGGAAAGAAAGTTATTATGTATATTGAGGTTGATGTTCGTTATCCCGATGGACGATATGTTAA
The sequence above is a segment of the Desulfovulcanus ferrireducens genome. Coding sequences within it:
- a CDS encoding molybdopterin-containing oxidoreductase family protein, which translates into the protein MSKFIDRRKFISSLLKTAACIGVYPVLSYSATERLSPKIKGVKKYVTGCMWCQNACSMIIYIKDGKVVHLTGNPDDPVTKGKICIKPFGSLELINSPHRLTYPLKRIGKRGFDASFIRVSWEEALDEIAQKLKHIREKYGGEALGIWASGRSAFDGRILNKAFAKLYGTPNYEKTGPFCNYAAKPAGISVLGTRHTPWVYSDDDFYGADLYIFIGSNMAATRPVIFSRMKDNQSKGKCKFIVIDPRRSETAKRADLWLPIKPGRDLALALTLIHYIITHDLVDEEFVKNHTVGFQQLKKEVLDGNYTLSWGSRITGIPEDKIAYLADTYVRTKKAIIIGNSGLSHHTNAVQTHRAFYFLAAITGHFGEKSTGYCCLNNGGISIGSLPLPKDRIVKTKMELSKNPVGWLESIENPLYPYKLRALIATGSPLTQWPNQSRVRRLIEKLELSVYNGLTKNINAYYFDYILPAAFWIEVGGLAPVSDDSRFVWVPKLLDPPGLAKPDKWWWIELGKRMGWGDIFTDDLKNPVILQNTVGGPKGYKVENFIAKKNNSLRAPIKLIKGQVQERGTLFLDKRFPTKSGKIELWTEEIERKFAAYGLSAIPRYYVDPDIASQNESTIYYDKSQLILSPFQKNKCYTYKVSLTSKKENHDFPFYLITGRPSKAIMGHTSHWIKILNDISPDQFCLIHQKKANFLGINDGDVIIVYSRYGETMAKAILTPYIQKDTVFIPYSYGEKSPFTSWKSVNFLTDLEARCPISGQIAFKGIRVGIKKS